attaaagcgcatcacgtgtccggcccaccttattttactttccttggcaaacacggcggcgtctctaatcttcgatcgttgacgtaggagagaacttcgaatcccgtccctcacttgcgtgaaacgggatactcctagcatcactctctcaattgcgcctTCAATAATGCTTACTGCGTTTTCTCCCTGCTTGCAAAATGCCCacgtttccgaagcatagatcagagcaggaagtacggtggtgttgaagaggtgaaccccgagccgggtgttcttggtccTCTTTACTATATcccgatgctcttatacgctccccaagccccTCGTCTCCTCCTGTCCAGCTctgaggtcaggtcgttcatcatgttcaattcccgacggAGAtgaacgtagctggtgcactgggatatgttcgttccgttgagcgtgaatgggacatccgagacccatccgttccgcatgaacatcgtcttttgtagattcagctgaagaccgatgcatccacatgtttcgtcgaattcggtcagcattcgttccgccaggctgatgctaggtgttatcagtacgatgtcatcagcaaagcgcaaatggtgtagctgccgaccatcaaccttcactcccatgttgtcccattccaactttcgcattgcgttctcgagggtggctgtgaatattttaggtgaaattgtatcacccccTCTTAatgtcaatgatgatgttcttgtagaatgacgaaattccggtcgtgaagttactgtacaactctcgaagtacctttatatactgagtagggactCCTTGGTTGTCCatggcttccacgaccgcttccgtctcaactgagtcgaaggccttctttagggcgatgaaggtgagacaaagcggcatcttgtactctcgtgataccttgataagtttcgaaacagtggtcaatcgtgctgaatccttttcgaaaccctgcttgctcgcatggctgtccttcaagactttttcaatcctattaaggatcgcttttgtaaagagcttgtagatgacggacagtaggcagattggacgatagttgccgatgtcatgtggatctccctttttatacaacaacacggtcttgctgatcttccactgtttaggaaccctgcattccgacagataacgtgtaaagagcctcgccagggtgttgatgagtactggcggaaggctcttcaggtgttctggtcttattctgtcgggagcggatgccgtacgattttttaccgacatgatagcatgtcgtatttcggacgggagaacctctggaatgacttgtccgccttccctcagatggtgaggaggcaagtggacatggctgtcgaagagatcagagtagaagtcgtagatgattttctccatcccccttctcgatgcaatggctattccctttgggttctggagagcagtcatcctcgtcttgcgactggcgaagtctcgacgggcatagcggatgcttttccccgcctctgcagcttcagccagcacttctgctcttctctctttaaggtcttcctttatcgcctctctgcagagccttgcgagctcgaacgtgagttcttggttccctgctgctcgtgctgctccacgcaggcgtatcagctcaagagtttcaagagacaggcgcctcttttggtggttttaaaactctcagccttctttgcgcagtcgtgaaggtgttcaacaagccggtcatattcctcgtcgatgttgtccattgcggaatcttcccaaaagccgactagcgtagcgaagaatCCCAGAtcaaatcttcctcggaggaggcggtGGTGCGatccgtatagaactttggtacaacagcgacgtccgtcaggcaaaaccttttattgacgatgatgtggtctatttcattacggtaccctccaccgggtgactcccacgtccagcgtaaagaagagggcttctgaaattgcgagtccccatggatggtcttagtcgtcatgatgaactcggcgagcctctctccctggtcattccattgtaggccgtgggtcccgatgtgaagttcctcaggcgtccTTATTGGGCCAACTTTAACGTTGGAATCGCCAATTTTGACCTTGTAGAaagcatgatcttctcggtagaacccctccaggtccatatagaaagtgTCGACTTCTtattcttcgtagcttgatagCGCCTTCgtagcgtaagcgacgaagatagtcaaagctggtgttggactacatcttctcatccgcagacgcctgattcgggtcgtaagttgtttgaaagagtcgatgttctttgccatactcgttttgacgaggacgccaactccaccaacacctctactgtcgcatgttcctaagaacagttcttctccagtctcatatacggcgttgagagggtgacgtcgtctcgtctcggtcagtccgataacgtcgtacttgatcttcttggcttgcatcatcagatcttcgatggccgcttccaatgcaagcgtacgtgcgttataagtacagatcgccatcctagtccttttccgttttggtagcctacatgactcctgcaacctaGTCCTATGTGGCgttaccgtaccaggctttcctccggaatcaggaaacttttttctattattgtgTCTTGCGTAAAAGTTtcaaaacccatgggcaggttgcaagcctctagtcccatgagttgctgggagaactttcgttcttcCGGACTGGAcgtgtggagcttatttgttggaggcgactccaaaccgcctcccttgcacctcccagtcacttgattgcaggctttggccggaccgacaggatacaaggatgtcatgagtcagtcctggctcagcagaaacagggagtccatctcctgaatccacctgcgtctctgggcaagcacaaggtcgcttttggtccgcgattaaccccctatccgccagccggggacgcgccacgtagcctcgcgactaaccggctgtgatccctctagtgagggagatccgtggactATACAATCAGGGTTGCCAAATTCAGTCGACTCGGTACAGAATCAAACAGAACATTTCCGTTATCTATCGACAAAACCTCCCCAAACATCTCTACCGAAATTTCGCGGAGATGCTGAAGAGTTCGCCGAATACTGGGCGATTTTCGGGACACTAGTTCATAAAAGCAAAGAGTTAAATGTCATGGAAAAAATACCGCTACTCAAAGAAAGCTTGAGAAGGAGAGCTCAGACTGCCATAAAAGACATAAAACTGATCCCAGAAAACTACAACTGGATCATAAAAACATTGTAGGAAACATACTGCAATAAAACCACAAACAGGTCTAAAATAGTGCAAAAACTGGTTAATACGAGACCAGCTAACAACTTAGCAGATAATTGTTAAGCTGTTTCCGATCAAATTAAAGTCTTGGTCAATCAAATATCGGCAGGATATGATGTACGACAAAATTCTCACAGGACATCATAAAACCTGTTCTGATATCTGGCCAAGCACTCGAGCAGCAAACAATCGAGGACCTTCTGGCGCAGATAAAGAAAGATGTTGCCGCAAAAGGTTATATCGAAAACAGATTGGGTCACTCAACAAACAATAAAGTGCTTACTTCAAAGGAGAAATACATCAGCCAGAGACCTTTAGCTAATGAGTGGTGCTTATTTTGCCACAAGGGTCATCATCCACGAATGTTGTGCAGAACAGTAACTGACCAAAGCAGTCTGCGCAAAGTAATAAAAGGTGATAACAGATGTTGGAAATGCtggaaagaaacaaagcaGCAGAAAAATCAGGTACCAGCATGGGATTCAAGTCAAAGGAATATAAATGATGAGAATAACCCAAGAACACGCGACGATATACGCACCGAATCGCGACCGGAAAAATCCGGCAAATCATAACGACGGAAGAAAAGTCGAATAATACTCACGCGGGTGCTGAGAAATTATCTTCAGATATAGAATCAATAAATAACGCATCACAGTTAGTACTAATGAGGATTGAAGGGAACATTTGGAATTGCAATAAGAAAGAATTTGAGAAAGTGCTCcttttctttgattctggagCACAGAAAACGGTGATTGAAGAATCACTAGCCGAACGTTTTGGTCTACCTCGAGAAAcaactgaaatctgcacaatGTCCGGAATAGGTGGACATACTGAGCGCTTCAAAAGTCACGTAGTACATATGAGAATTGGTACAGCCTTCGGTGAAGTGATCAACATGAAAATCCGGACTAAACCTTTGATAACAAGTGGTTTTCCAAGCGTCAACCTAAGTTCAGTTGACATCGAATTTCTCAAAGAGAACAATGTTTGTCTAACAAACACGAAACTCAGAGGACAACACCAAACCCCACATATTTTAGTAGGATTAGACTATTATCACGAGCTAGAGCAGCCGCGCACAAAGAGTTCATACAAGAAGTAAGCACTATCTCAACGCCAATCGTCATCGTCATCAATAAGCCACCAGCCGTCATCAACGCACCTGCACCAAGCCGAACTCTCAAACCACCATCAGCAATTCACTATCGAGAAGCCACTATCAACTCAATGTCAACCCACCACCCACGCCACTTCACAAACTCCGCAGCAGTCGAGCCGCACGAAGGAAAATATTTGTCAAACTAGAATTTGTTGTCGTAGTTTATTACTtaaaagggcgggtgtggcgcagtcggctagaggtccgttgtagccacacagtcgagggttcgaatccgccctagagctcactaagcccttcatccttccggggtcgataaattggtaccagacttgtctgggaggataaaaacactgactttaccATCTGctggtccccgcaagtcattgtgtaggccaagacgcgttccaaaacctcaacgattacgaattccagtaaaacgcgttggcgcatcccaagtggattgatacgctagtTACTTTTgacttattttaatttattactttGTGTTGTTGTCGCCCGTGGCAGcatcatcgaccccgatgatagataaggggcgtggtataaagtaccGTTCGCTGTTGTGGTTATTTTCGTGGCATAGCGACTTGTACCGCCCAAGAatgcggcagacaacgctctgcccactcatTACGTCGCTCACATTCTCTGCCTACTGCATAATAAACACATTCCACTAAATCGCCGTTTCGGTTTGTCTAATTAGGGTGATAAAACCCCCAggtaaacaattaaaaatttcaagaacttTCCTAAGATGCTTGTATCTTGCCTGTCTAGTGTGACCTTCCTGATTTCTGTCTACCAGGCCCACATATATTGAGTCCTAGTGTGCTATAAATACGTAGCTTTCCTCCCACTCCTCACTGAAGAACATCAGAGAAGAATTCCTCTTTCTAACCCGTTCACATTAATGTTTCTGTTCCTTACTCCGTCTATTGATTGAGGCTAAATCGACGATTATAAAATCTTTACACCTTTGGTCCCAATAATTCTATcctattgaaattttcttcactttccttGGCAAGTATGTCACGGTCCATAACCTTCGGGCGTAGAAGACGACCAATCGTCCCTTTACTTACGTGGAACTCAGTACTTCTACCACCACTTTTTTTATGAACTGTTCCATGGCGTAGGCcccttattctttttctttttcttgtgaaaagAGCAGTGGTCAAAGAAAGGAAGGCAGTTTGAAAGGAGTGAACAAAACGCCAGATGTTCTTAATCTGCCTCATTGCCTAAATTCTTTATGATTCTCAAGCCGTTCCCTTCAATCAAGTCTAGTTTCAAGCCATTCatcattcacttcaaaattaaACGACATTCAGCTGGAGCTTTCGGATATATTGACCTCGCTGTGTATGGGTGGAGAGTCACTTGACTGTTCTTTTTAGGCATCAACTTTTCTTTATTGAACAGATTCTTTCACACGATAGAACATCAACATCCTTCCTCGTAATTTTTTGCTATCACAAAGACGATGAggtcagcgaaacgaagatttCGCACGCTGTGGCAATTAGTTTTCAATCCCATTTTATCTATCCCACTCCAATTTTCCCACTGCATTCTCAGGAGGGGAGATTTGTGCGATTTTGAAGGATACTACATTCTGGAATCAGAGCAGATCGATAAGTCAATAATCGAAGgggttcttttttgtcttagtCAGAAGTTGCAATAAGTGGGTAGATTGCGGTAaggatagaaaagaaaagttttttgatTGTATTAAAAAATGTACACAAATGTAAGAAACGTTGCAGCTCTAAACTCGCTTAGCACTAATggcaatgttctttttttcggaaatccttaatttttttcggtttgattttttttccaaggcgTGTGTGGTTCTCCTTTGGAGAGTTGCAGAGTGTGTGCAGTTTGCGCAGAGTGCTTGAAAGGGTTTCTTTCATTGCGTATTTCTGAATGgaaggaaatatttcataaataTGTTGAAAGCGATGATCTCATGTATAAGATGTATTGTTCGTATTTTCACATGAAAATTTAATCACATTCGTATTTTCACATGGAAATTTAGCCAAAACTGTTtattaatgtaatttttctcataCAAATGGTATCATTCAGGCCATCAGGTGTTCACATTGCTTGTGAAATAGTTGTTGCAGAGAACAAATCCTCACATTTGTGGGAACCAACACCTATTGTGGTAATcacactttatttatttactattttaatCATTTGGTACAAAAGGAGAAACCAATATGTTATGAAATTGCACTGTATAATACAATTCCATACCCCAGATCTCACAGCTGTTTACTGAATACGGTTGACAGAGGATGTGGAACTACAAAATGTATGATCAAGTCTTATACATCctatttcttagaaatatgACGGTTTTCACCGATTTGTTTGAACTGGTCATCGTCTCCGTTAGATTCTCGGAACCGTCAAAGCCATAATTGATTTACCCATTCAAACCTCTCCAACAGCGCCTACAGAAAACATTTAGACACTTTGCATactcaaaaaacaacatattAACTAGTGTTTACCTTATGTCATGAAAAGGTAACACAGCAAGAACATGAACAAGAAGCAAGAAAGAACAGAAGTTATATGGGGAAGAGTCACCAAACTGAGTATTTTACTTGACGGTGCAACCCTTCCTCATTACGAGttttgaaacgaaaagaatGCAAAATGGCCTCACCTTCATAAAATTGTCAAAATTGCATTGCCCTGTGATTTTGTTATTTACGATATTACGTGCTCCAACTTCGTTACTCTAGCTGATGTAAGAAGTGTAAGGTGATCAGAACGACTTTTTTGATCCATTTTGCTTCTGGATCTGGATGGTATATTCCGTGTTTTCTGTATACTTAAAAACTAAATTGTGAGAATTTTCCACTGTCAGAGGCCCAACAGAATATTCTCGCAAGCTAAAGAACAAACATAGAAAGAAGTAGAAGCAATTGCTGGCGGAAAGAAGTTTACTTCGTTCGAGGAGTGATATCGTTGGGCATTTGTGATAGGTTAGTTATGGTCTTCACAGcagtatcgatttttttccggcCAATATGTCTCCAGCCATTAGATCGCACTTCGGCGATGAACGTTTTAAGGTTTGTTCGCACTTCCTTATTGAAGATTATGTGAGAAACGCTGTTGAGACAACCTAAATTGACCCAAATCGTTAACTATTTCATAATTCCACAGAAATGATGTAAAAGGGCTTACTTGCACAAAGAAGACCTACTAGGTAGAAGGGCCCTAGATACTCAAACAAGGGAAGATTGAGCAGTTCTCCACCGCCTACCAGTACACTTGGAATTGTGAGACAAACCAAAGAACATAATAGGACGCACTTAGAAGACCGATtcgcctgaaaaaaaaatttctgcgaTGAAGTGCTTGATTTGTTTGCTTATATGGATGATGGAAACATCTACTagtaaaattttataaaacgATACACATACCAACCTAGATATTCAATCTCTCAACCAAagattcggaaaaaaaacacaaaaacaaaaaacatttggaaagaggttttttttctcttctctccttttttttttttaaaaaaaaaaaaaaaaaaataaaaaaaaaaaaaaaaaaaaaaaactcccccTTTGATGAGAAAGAGGCAGTGTGAACTCTTTTCTCAAAATGGAATGATTTCTTTCGAGCTTTTGTGAGTTAACCAAGAATATGGGAATGACTTGCTTCGGCGCTAATTTTATTGCTCAGTATTTAATTGTTTGTGCTTTTTAGTTCTCACACCTCGTTGTTCACCGGTAACCCTACGACGTCTCTCGTTGTTCGGGGACCGGTTTCATGACCACAAGACATAAACAAGATCAATATATCAACTTGTTGCTAACCCAAAACGTTTGTCCGTGTCCTTCGTTGTGAAATTGCGGATTTTCCGGATcgccaaataaaaaattcaaatcaaatccGAGTCCGTTAGGGGATGAAGGGATTCAGGGGGAACTTCGGAGCATCTGCCCTTTTCTGCCTTAAAAGTCTGCCTTACTCTAGTCATAAGTTgaattggaatattttttggCACGTGATTGCGCAGGGTTACAAAAGTTATTCTCATCCGTTATTGACGCAATAAACTCGTCATATCATACTGCACTTACTATGCTTACTACAGTAGCTATtatcaggtcaaaacgacattttcGTGTCCTACACACTACATTCCCAATCGGCGCGACGACGGGAAAATCGCAACGCTACGCTAGCATTCGCGCGCCAGCCAGCGAAGTTAAAGACCAGCTCCCAATGCTCTGAGCCCGGTTCTTTCATTATCACTTCTGCATGCAACTTTTCGCTCCTTCCGTTTGTATTTTGAATATATTGTCGTATTCAAAATTAGTGTGCGTTCTTAAAATCGCTCAAACATAACACTTTATTCTTGGCTGGCCGTATTCAACGGGGCGATCCATCAGGCCGCTAACCACATAACCACGCCGAGAGCCACGACCACTTGAACATCTGACTAATCCCACTGTACAATTATGTCTTCCACTTTTGCGTATACATATACGCCATTATTGCCACAATACCACTTGTTTTTGAGATAAAACACTTATATGATCGATCGTGTCTCACAATGTACTTTTATACATCTTGAGGAGCGGGATTGTGCGTGGGAAATGACAAAAGGGAAGCCCCGAGACCCTCTAAGAGGGAATCGAAGCGGTGCATGGGCTCGGAGGGGCTAGGCCGATATGTGGTGCCTAGTGCATCCCAAGCCTCTCCGGATCCAGACAGTCTTGACCGGGTCCTGTCCACCATTGCACGATGCTCCTATTTGGAAGGAGCTCTGGACACGCAAAAATGAAGCCTAGTTGCGCGAGCGCCGGCGATCAAAGCGGCGACGTAGAGGCAGTGATTACTATCggggtgggaccctcgctaacTCCACTTCAAGTGCAGAGATGAATAGAGATTGTCTCCattcgatctcaaccgctagcacttgcgcaattgcaccaagcttcagatGGCTTTGATTCTACTGTGTGATGTAACGGAGGAGTTGAAACAACTGAACTGAAGGCGCTTATTGCTACAATCTGGATTTGGTGCATTGGTATCCTTATGATGAGCGAGAGGGTGGAGAGAACGCAAACCGGACATACCGGCATTCGAGGGGTTGGACTTGTCACAACtgctttgaaaattgttttgttgttttgaaaatctacAGTGAAACAAacgtacaacaccgctactaacttgtgtcccaaaaacCCCCCCCCAAAGGATAAAACCCCCCAAAACcctggaaattttaaaaaataaaaaaaaaaaaaattaaaaaaaaataaaaaaaaaaaaaaatgactgatttcaaatatacttcgagaatttacttttgacaaatgtgtggtctgaaaacgggcaaagtttcctcaagccccgttaattactttcacacctccgcaatcttTCCATTGgaatatcccgcggatacatctccatggaaggaaggggtgttcataggatttccgcttatttctcgaagttgaacaaaatgtttattacatccgtaatcaggaggttatttagagcattttggtaccccacatcatatgttgcttcgaaatttccattctcctcagaaattcacgaaagtgctctatcgaagattaataaagcGCCATGCTTtcaaagctgtgaaaaatctcctcggaaattttttAGCAAACAACTTGTACGTGACAAGTTCATATTGTAATCTTCTAGcattgaaaatgtctagttttttccagtgtcaaactttcaaaattactctatttcgttatttggtccaatttttgaacagctgtcaacagcttagaatgaacgcttcTGTCTCGCGATTAGGTACCTGCTTAGAACTCTTCTTCCTTTGCGAGAAGTGAATTAGGtgctaacattggatgacagctggtcatggttttcgagtgaccaaattggagaaaatttcgtttgttttcacaaaacagaaatttttgcagcctctgtgaattctttcagtacctcaaatagctagttcttttcacaaagagacgctctttcgaatgatgttgaattcactttcatttacatacttcaaaatttcagcactgactccgccctcttatagggcaggcgatattctatagctggaatggttatcgcggcccaggcacggtctacaggcatctcacaccttcgataggtgactcctctggcgattcggcgtcacagagagacaataatgtttgaacataaatgaacagtGCCAACAATTCTAAAGAGTTCTCAGTCAACGGAACCATACAGCTTCTCCAATTTCACAagctttcggaaagaaatacaaacaaacaaaacaaacctcctgaaaaaaagaaacatgtaCATTAGACGTTTTGGGGAATCTGATTTCTGTTTGGTTTTGGTGTTTTCGTCTATtcgtacttcttttttttttttttttttttttttagtttgtttgtgtttttttcctggcgATTATTATCGCTgctgtttttaaaataagacACTTTGGTTCTGTCCTGGTCTTTGTTCAACTTTGTTTCTGTGACGCCGACGGGTCACCTTCGAGGTGTGGATGCCTGTGCCTGGGCCGCGACACCATTCCGCTATGATGTGCCTGTCTATAAGTGGGCGGAGTGTGTTAATTTTGAGTATTTAATGAAGTGATTACATCTTTGAAGAGCGTCTCTTTGTGAAGAACTAGCTATTTGGGTCTGAAGAATTCAGGGTGAATTTCTGTTTGTGAAcaaacgaaattttctccatttgGTCTCGAAACCATGACCGCTGTCTCCATGTTGCCTATTCACTTTCGAGGAGAGGTTCTGAGGTCTATCGCGAGACGAGCGTTCACTCTGCCGTTGACGCT
This is a stretch of genomic DNA from Necator americanus strain Aroian chromosome II, whole genome shotgun sequence. It encodes these proteins:
- a CDS encoding hypothetical protein (NECATOR_CHRII.G5382.T1), translating into MRKLEWDNMGVKVDGRQLHHLRFADDIVLITPSISLAERMLTEFDETCGCIGLQLNLQKTMFMRNGWVSDVPFTLNGTNISQCTSYVHLRRELNMMNDLTSELDRRRRGAWGAYKSIGI
- a CDS encoding hypothetical protein (NECATOR_CHRII.G5384.T1) yields the protein MDNIDEEYDRLVEHLHDCAKKAETARAAGNQELTFELARLCREAIKEDLKERRAEVLAEAAEAGKSIRYARRDFASRKTRMTALQNPKGIAIASRRGMEKIIYDFYSDLFDSHVHLPPHHLREGGQVIPEVLPSEIRHAIMSVKNRTASAPDRIRPEHLKSLPPVLINTLARLFTRYLSECRVPKQWKISKTVLLYKKGDPHDIGNYRPICLLSVIYKLFTKAILNRIEKVLKDSHASKQGFEKDSARLTTVSKLIKVSREYKMPLCLTFIALKKAFDSVETEAVVEAMDNQGVPTQYIKVLRELYSNFTTGISSFYKNIIIDIKRG
- a CDS encoding hypothetical protein (NECATOR_CHRII.G5383.T1), with translation MTALQNPKGIAIASRRGMEKIIYDFYSDLFDSHVHLPPHHLREGGQVIPEVLPSEIRHAIMSVKNRTASAPDRIRPEHLKSLPPVLINTLARLFTRYLSECRVPKQWKISKTVLLYKKGDPHDIGNYRPICLLSVIYKLFTKAILNRIEKVLKDSHASKQGFEKDSARLTTVSKLIKVSREYKMPLCLTFIALKKAFDSVETEAVVEAMDNQGVPTQYIKVLRELYSNFTTGISSFYKNIIIDIKRG
- a CDS encoding hypothetical protein (NECATOR_CHRII.G5385.T1), whose product is MDLEGFYREDHAFYKVKIGDSNVKVGPIRTPEELHIGTHGLQWNDQGERLAEFIMTTKTIHGDSQFQKPSSLRWTWESPGGGYRNEIDHIIVNKRFCLTDVAVVPKFYTDRTTASSEEDLIWDSSLR
- a CDS encoding hypothetical protein (NECATOR_CHRII.G5386.T1); the encoded protein is MAICTYNARTLALEAAIEDLMMQAKKIKYDVIGLTETRRRHPLNAVYETGEELFLGTCDSRGVGGVGVLVKTSMAKNIDSFKQLTTRIRRLRMRRCSPTPALTIFVAYATKALSSYEE